The DNA region GACGGGACGCTGTCCGCCTACGACAGAGCCGTCGATCGTCTGATCATGCTGATCGACTTTCTCGACGACAACGAGAATCAGTTCGACGGTGACACGCAGGTATTTCTCTTCGCGTCTCAAGGTATCGCTGATGAGTTCACCGCTCTGTTGCAGTCCTACGTCGAAGCCGAGACGGAGCTGACCGCGGCTCGGGCCGAAGCCCTTGAGGTTCAGCAGCAGGGGATCGACCAGATGACCCGTGGTCTGGCTGAGATGGAGGGCGGCGAGTTGGTGGGTGGGGGATCAGAAATCCAGCGGGAATGACACGACCTCATTTCTGCGTCTGGGCTCCGCTTCGACGATCAAGCCCGCCACGGCGTTGGCCAGGTCGTCGTGCGCTCCAGGAAAGTGGTCGATCACCTCCCGCCCGGCCTCACGTGGCCTAGCACGGCCGCGCAGAGAAGAGGAAAAGACGGATGGTCTTCCAGAGAATCGCGTCGCATGGATGGCTCGCAGTACTTGTGCTGTTGCTGGCGCCTCTGTCGGCCGCCGCCCAGGACACAAATCTCGAAGTAGATGCCGACGCTGTGCTTGTCTACGTGGCGGACGTGGGTGCGGGGCTCTGCACGATCACTCGAATCCCCGGTGGGCACCTCTTCGTCTACGATGCTGGCCCGAAGAGCAGGGCCTGTTCGCGTGCTCTGGATCGCGTCCGGTTCATCGACCAGACTGAGAGCATCGGGCTGACCATCATCTCCCACCCTGACACCGACCACCTCGGCGGCCTCCAGCACTTTGATGAGGACATCCACCCCAAGCTTGTGGTTCATTCCGGGTTCAGCAGGTTGGGCCAGTCAGGGAGCGGGACATGGGAGGCCGCCCGCGATTGGATTGGCTCACATGTGAAGCACGGAGTGACCATCTCCACGCGATTCGCTGGGTTGGGAATGAAGCGTCCCATGCACCCTCCCTGTCGAGAGACGACGTGTTGGACGGACTTGAGATCACGGAGGCGGTCCTCGACGAGCTCTTCGTCCAGAAGGGCACCGATTGGAATCTATCATCCGTGAGATCGTCGCCCGAAAGCGCCCCCGATCCACCAAGAAGACCAGACGACGCGACCGCAAGAACTAGGCACTTGCGGTCGCCGACCAGAGTCCACTCGCTAGAGAGTAGTCCCTATGGCCCGCCCCTCACCCTATTGCACATTCAGGTTTCGCGATGGTCGACACTGCGGCCGTGCAATCCACGACAATCATTCGCTGTGCCTCTTCCACAGAAATCCGAGCTCCGTCGCTGAGATCCTTAGCTTCTGGAAGGCGTTCTCGTCCGCCCTAAGCGCCGACTCAGGCGACGTTGACCTCCGTGGCGCGGTCTTCCCCGCGTCCCCGCAGTCCGCAACCACCGACTTCGTTGATCTTGAGTATGATCGCGGTCTCAATCTCCAGGGTGCGCGCTTTCCCTCGGAGACTGGGTTCAGCGGATGCTCGTTCTCCTCGCTGGACCTCTCCGAGTCGATATTCGAGCGGCCGGTCTCGATCGACAACTGCCGATTCGGCGCCCTGTCACTCAATCGGTCCACCATCTCCTCTCGTCTCACGGTCAATGCGTCACAGATCGAAACCGCTCGGATTGTTCACGCGAGGATCACCGCCGCAATCATCAACGCGTCCCAATTCGACGCCTTCCTGTGCATGGACTCCACCCTCGACGGCTCATGGACCGTTGACCAATGCTGCTTCAGCAAGATCGATCTATGCCGAGCCGAGATCCGAGGCGATGTAGCCGTGGCCTCAACAGAGATCCGCGATGGCATTGATCTGCGCGCTTCGCACATCTTCGGAACTCTTTCGTTCTCATCGCCCTCGCGGGCCACGGCTCTCGGCCACACTGCTGGCTTCCATCACCTGCGTTTCGGCCCAGAGGGGAAGCTTGTCTTCGACGGAATCAACCTCAGCAATGCGTCATTTCTTGGCACACCAATCGACAGTAACATCAGCTTCCGCGACGTTCGCTGGGCTCGTCGAAGACGCTTTTTGGGGCGCGATCTGCGAATGCTCAGGGACGAGTCTCGGTTGCCCATCAAGGCACCTGACCGCTCAAGAGCCCTTGTCTTGCTGCACGAAAACTATCGTGAACTCGTCCTGGACCATCGGCAGCGCCGACAATTCTCCCCCGCCGAGGACTTCCATGTCGGCGAGATGGAATGCCTCCGACGCAGGCTTGCTGCAAACATTTCGTCGCCGTGGTGGAGGAGGCTTCGAGAGACGCTGAATCTGTTGATGCTCTACCGGCTGCTCAGTCTCTACGGGACAAGCTATGGGCGCGCAGTATCTGCCCTCGCCGCCCTCATCTTGGCGTTGGCTGTGCTTGTGATGCTTGCGGGCATCGAAGGTTCAGGAGGCGGCAGCCTAGTACACTACTCTCCTCGCCCGGCGCGCGACTGGGGAGAACTCGCGAATTGGGCCGACGACCTCCGCCGGACGCTCGTCTACATGCTGGAGGTAGTGACCCTCCAACGCGATCGGTTGATGCGCCCAGTGGGACTCAGCGCCCGTGCGCTGATTTCCCTCGCACCCGTTTTGGTGGCAGGTCAGGGGGCTCTGGTACTATTCGCCCTGCGGAACTCTTTCCGCCGTTAGAGCTTCCTCGATGATGGAAGTGCAGCCGCAGCCGATTCGAGTTCGGGGTCGTATTGCCACTCTGCCTCGATCGCCAGCACGTCGGATAGATGAAAGCTATTTCCCGTGCCGATGTCGGCCAAGCCGACCCAACGCGTGGCACGTGCCTGGTACTTCTTGACCATACAGTAGTCAAAGAGACCCGAGTTCATCTGCCGGCCGTCGCGCCCACAGAAGTACGTAATTCCCCACCTATCGCCTAGCTCGCCGCCGATCACAGTGGCATCGCCTCGTTGCCGCTTTCTTGCCTTCTTGCGCGCCCTAAATACGAGCTTCATGAAGCCCGCCCTTGCTTCGCCAGAGAGATCGAGCAACGCCATCGACACAGTGAGGCGATCGTGAAGTCCCGAGGCTTCGATCGCCTCTAGAAGGCGCCGAAACTCGGGGCCTAGATTCTGCCTGGGTATCGGAGAAGGCGATCGCCGTTGTCCCTGCTCATGCATGTAGTAGGCGTCGATCTCGTCGGTAAAGGACCCAAGAATGATCTGAGTCGGAACGTCGGGCGCAGCGGGATTGAAGTACAGACCGCTCGACAGGTAGCAGCCGAGGAAGTCGAGTTCATCGTGCGCCACCACAAGCCCCTGGTGAGCAACTTGAAGGCGTCGAGAGATGTAGTGAGGCAACATGGCAGGGATTTCGAGCAAATCACGCACTGGGAAGAGGTCCAAGATGGATACGATCCAGGGCCAGCGGTGAGCCGCCAGCTCCATAGGATCGCGTTGGCTGTTGATGTGGGCCGCCATGTGACCGATTGGCGCCAACGTTAGTGCGACCCAAAAGACCTCTCGAACCCGCCGCCCGTCAACCGCAATCTCGGTGCCGTCCGCTCTCCTGAAGGTTGCCAATCGTCCAGAGATATAGCGATCCGCTCGCATCGCCTGAGCGTGCGCACCACCGACGATCTCCTTCAGGTGCCGCTCTAAGCGATCTGCGCGGCCCTGCCTGGCTCTCACCGAGATGCCGGCACCCTTTGCCTCGATGATGATCAGCGTTGAATCCCGGAGGACCAGGGCATCGACCTCCGCGATATCAGGCTTTGCGGCGTCCGGCTGGTAGAAGAGATTTCGTTCTATGGTGGCACCTGCCACCACCTCGCCTAACAGCTCGGCTCCTCTCGACAGGACGAAGTCATGCCGGTGCTTGGCGTACCGGTTCCATAGCTTCCCGTCTCCCTTGAGGAAGTCCTCTACCTGAGCTTGAACGGACCAATCGAGCAACGCTGGCGCCGGGCAGGCGAATCGACCGTTGGCCTCGACAAACGGTCTCAGCTTGAGTGGGTGAAATGGCGCGGGGCGCGTGTTCGGGGCCGGAAGGTCGCTGAACTGGAGAGCGAACCGGCTCAAGACTGCGCGTGCAACGCCTGGAGTCAGCGAAGCTTCATCAGCGATATCCGCGGGAGTTGCGGAGCAGGTATCGCCGAACCCGCGGTACACCAGCTCTGAATACACATCCGAGATGGCTGCCGCACGGTGTTCTCGAGGAACGGAGCCCAGTCGGTCTACCACTCGTTGCAGGTCCGGGGTGGGTGCGGCCCCGTCTTCTATATGCTTGAGTGCAACCTCTACCTCCTCGCGTGCCAATTTTCGGCGAGCTGCAATTCTTCGGCTACACAGTCGACGCCAACCCGCGAAGACCAATAGAACGTCGGAAGTTCCGAAACCCAGCCGTTGCACCAAAACCTCATCGAACGGAGCGAAGAGGCCCGTCAACAGTTCGTGGAGATGATGCGGATACCCGGGAGCGCGAACAAGCAGTTCGTCCGTCGCTACATCCCGCGATAGAGCTGCGAGATCCGGGTCCTCAGCGAAGCTGGAATCGATTCCCTCCAGCAAGAGATGCGCGCTGAAGAGCTCTTGGAGGGCCGTCTGAGCTTGGTCAAGGACGCTCTCAGTGAGCGGTTGAGAACCACCTGTTTGCGTCTCCGCTCCGCAGAGATACGCGAAGTGCTCGGCGAACGCGGAACGCCCTTCAAAGGTTGCCTCCCGATACGTCTCCGGGTCGACGAGATAGTTCCGCATCCCGAGCGCAACCATGAAGTCCCAGGGATCATGCGAGCTCACCAGGCCAGAGAGCCGCTCGTGCGCCTCCTCGATCTCATGGTTGAACTTCCCTAGAAGCCCAGACTGGTCTTCATCTAGCTGCATCAGCGGACGCAAAGATCCCAACCCGCGAGAGCAGACGCTAGGTATCTCACTGGCACCCAGCGAGCAGAGCGCGGTGGGACGCACCACCACGCGGGTCCTTCCCTGGGGGCACGCCATCGGGTACGCGTGCAGGCCCAGAGTGAGCCTAGAGCCTGAGCTGGGCGCGGAACGGACCATCATCACTGCTACCGCTACTCTCGGACCCCCGGGCTAGGGCTCGCGATCCGAAGAGCGCCAGCTCCGGCGTCTGCCCGGGAAAAATCTGGAGTGCCGCGAAGGAGCGCGCGGCGTGCCCACGATCGATCTCGGCTTGACCCAGGCTTTTTGGGAAGGTGGCCCCGACTCCGGTTTGCGGCTTCTCGCCACAATGGCATACCCGTCGGATCAAGCGAAGCGTCACGAACTGATCGCGTCAGCTTTCGCCGGGGAGTTGGCGCGGACCGAGCGCCTTCGGGCAGGGAACCTGTCGCCAGGCGTCGCGAAGCTCCTCGATGCAACCGACCGACAGGCGACCGACGGCATCGCAGAGGAAGGTGGGTTCGCTGCGCTTCATCGCTCGGCCGATCCGGTCTCAGCTGAACGAGGTCTCGCTCGGAGATGCATTTCAGGAGAGCTTGCTGGAACCCAACTTTTGTTTCTTATGACCCCTCCCTACCGAGTAAGAGGGCGAGACGGGCCAACGGCCGAGCAAGGCGTGTTCCTCATCAGCCGCTTGAATGCGCTGAAGAACAGAGGGAATGTTGGTGCGCCGCGGCTCCCAACCAGCCGGTCGAAGATCAAGGACGCCTGGGCTGAGTTCCTAAGCGTGTCACACCTCTGGGCCGCCATTCGGTTGCTGATGAGAAAAAGGGACCCCCAACCCCTTTCAGTGGGTCGCCTCTTGGGCGCTTCGGAGGTGGTACTTGAACGCGCCGTAGTCGGTGGGCATCTGAAAGCGGATCAGCTTTGGCGCCCACCGCGAGAACTGTGCCTCCCGGAGGCCGATCTTCCTTTTGTCCAACCTCTCTCCGACCAGGCGCGGAAGATCCTCTTGGAGTATCGCAATCCGAAGAAATACCAGTCCAAAACCGATTTGGACTGATCGACGGAAGGTTCAGGCCGTGTTCCTCTGCGTCTACAACCTGCGCGGAGAGCAACTGCCCGTGGCGCGTGGGGAAGACAGCCGCCTACCACGGGGAATCGTCCAAAGGCGGCGCGCGGTGCGAAACCGAGGAGCGTGGACGACGGCCCGGGTGTTCAAGGGTCGAAAGTAGCTCGGAATCCAGGGGTCAGACCCAACGCCCTGGAGCCCAACGCGATGGGACGGCTCCAGCCGTGATCGATCGGGCAGAAGCACTTCCCCGAGGGAACGCTCGGGGAGGTCGTGCTCTGCCCGCTGCTCAAGGACCCACCAACCATGATCCAAGCCAACAAGCCCAGGACGTTCGGCTCGCTAGACAACTGCTTTGGCGGTCCTGATCTGAATTCGATGGTTGCGGCCCCTAGCCCCGAAAAGGAGCGTCTGGGCGCGGCCGACCGGCAGCCTTCGCCAGCTGAGAATGCCTCAAGTACGAGCCGGACGGTCGCTCGCTGAGACATGCCCTCTCCCTCCCGCATTCTCGCCAGCTTGGGGTCCGCAGACGTTGCGGTACGTTTCGAGCTTGTGGGGAAGCTGGGGCGCGTCAGGAGCCGCAAAAGGCGGAGCGGGGAGAAGACTTACTTCCTGGATCTTCGGCCCTACGGCCGAGTCTGGGCTCACCGCGGCATTCCCATCCGTGACGAAGCCACGGCCCAGCGCCTGCTGGAGCAGATCCGCGGCAAATTGGCTGACGGGCGAGCCCTGGATGAAGTCCTCGCCGCGTATCTTCCCGAGGACGCGAAGCCGAACCTCGTTGCGACGCACCTCCCGCGTTGGCTGGAGATCAAGCGCCGGGAGGTGGCGGCGCAGGACTTGTCGCCGACCTACCACCGTGAGCTGGTCCGATACGCCCGCAAGGACGGCGAGTTCTCCTTCCTGAACGCCTACTCCATCCACGAGATCAGCTATGCGGTGCTGGAGGACTGGTCTCTGTGGCTTGCCGATCGAGGACTCGCGGCGAAGACTCGCCGGAACGTGATGGGGGGCTTCCGATCGTTTATGGGCTGGCTCATCAAGCGCGGGTTGATCCGCGAAATCCCCGAGTTCCCCCTTCCTCGGGTTGACGAGCACGAGCCTCGTGTGCTCTCGATCCACGATCAGGATGCGATCCTGGAGGCGATCCCCGACTACGAGCGAGGAATCTTCCTGGCGCTTGCGCATCTTGGCCTTCGCCCTGGGGAGGCACGTGCACTGGACGTTGCCGACTTCCGCGATGGCTGGCTTACTGTGGACAAAGCGGCGAAGGGACCCGGACCCGAAGCGGAAATCCGTGGCACCAAGACTGGAAAGGCGAAACGACTCCCCACCGGAGGGGCCGTCGCCGATTGGATCGTGCGCAACGTCGATGCGCGGGATCGCCTGACGCAAACGCCCCTCTTCCGAAACCCCCGCACGGGAAGGCGTTGGTCGCACTGGGCGCTGCGGGATCGTTGGATTCGCGCCGGAAAGGCGGTTGGCATCCACGACGTGCGGCTCTACGAGGGAACGAAGCACACAATGGCGACCGATGCGGTCCGTCGGGGC from bacterium includes:
- a CDS encoding DUF4145 domain-containing protein encodes the protein MDWLTCEARSDHLHAIRWVGNEASHAPSLSRDDVLDGLEITEAVLDELFVQKGTDWNLSSVRSSPESAPDPPRRPDDATARTRHLRSPTRVHSLESSPYGPPLTLLHIQVSRWSTLRPCNPRQSFAVPLPQKSELRR
- a CDS encoding tyrosine-type recombinase/integrase, with protein sequence MPSPSRILASLGSADVAVRFELVGKLGRVRSRKRRSGEKTYFLDLRPYGRVWAHRGIPIRDEATAQRLLEQIRGKLADGRALDEVLAAYLPEDAKPNLVATHLPRWLEIKRREVAAQDLSPTYHRELVRYARKDGEFSFLNAYSIHEISYAVLEDWSLWLADRGLAAKTRRNVMGGFRSFMGWLIKRGLIREIPEFPLPRVDEHEPRVLSIHDQDAILEAIPDYERGIFLALAHLGLRPGEARALDVADFRDGWLTVDKAAKGPGPEAEIRGTKTGKAKRLPTGGAVADWIVRNVDARDRLTQTPLFRNPRTGRRWSHWALRDRWIRAGKAVGIHDVRLYEGTKHTMATDAVRRGVSERALQTFLGHSDARSTRRYARMSEEAMISVLRDPGANGSSGLSPTCRPPDSGLAKLVELRRKVASPTGLEPVLPP